GACACCGAATACTCctgaagtaaaataataaatgagtcATTTATTCACAGATGAAAGCTGAACTTCTAAGTACAGCACACTGAATAAGCAATAATCCTGTTGTACATTTCTACAGTTTGTACTGTTATAACCTAAACGGGAATGATTTTATGTCACTGAGATAAAGATTGTCAAGGTTGTAAGGGTATAACAATATACAGATTTGACCACATTTACTTGTATACTTATGTGTATACttaatgatatatatatacaccaatcagccataacattaaaaccacctccttgtttttacactcactgtccattttatcagctccacttactatatagaagcactttgtagttcttcaattactgactgtagtctatctgtttctctgcatgctttgttacccccctttcatgctcatgctgttcttcaacggtcaggaccccccacaggaccactacagagtaggtattatttgggtggtggatcattcttagcactgcagtgacactgacatggtggtggtgtgttagtgtgtgttgtgctggtatgagtggatcagacacagcagcgctgatggagtttttaaacacctcactgtcactgctggactgagaatagtccaccagccaacagcaccccgtgggcagcgtcctgtgaccactgatgaaggtctagaagatgaccaataacagtcagtaattgtagaactacaaagtgcttctatatggtaagtggagctgataaaatggacagtgagtgtagaaaaaaggaggtggttttaatgtttttcctgattggtatatgtatatattggggtttaaatatatatatatatatatatatatatatatatatatatatatatatatatatatatatatatatatatatataaaatttgttgagggggcgcacattttttttgcactggggcccatgagctcctagttacgccactgtatATGGTTCACTATAGGGGTAGTGCATAGACAGGCACATGTGTGACTCTTTGTAGTTGTTATTACTATAAAATTGACATCCATCAACCATCAAAACTCAAAGTGTTTAATATGCTGAAGAATTTTAATTAGAACTGTTTATTATTCTAGAAAGTGATATTACATAACCTATTTATTCAAGACGGCGCATTCAGTACAAATGATTTTCCCCCAAGATGGTGTGTTGCATGTAATCGTGTGGAATAATGCATTACTGTGTATGGACTGTGGGTGTTCTTACCTCCTCCCCAATAATATTCAAGTTAAACATCAGCTCAGTGATGAATGTATGTTTGATGTGAATAGGTTCGAGGTGCAGTAGGAGCTGCTCCCAGGAATGTGAAAGAAGCATGACCGCCCTGAACACACAGCACTgcataaacataaaatacatacacacaactgTGTGAGatatggatgaataaatacaatatataacattagcattattgggtaaataaatgaaatcacaCACACTTGACTGTTATGGTCAACTGTACAAATGCTAACTCAATTTAAATGACAACCAATAAATCTACAACATCAGTAAAGCAATTCTGAGTCATTTTTTCCAGACATTGGATTGGTATTGTCATTTTAGCTAGGCATAATGTTATATACAATCTTCATACTAATCTATAAGGACATGTATGTCTTGGCAGGGGATAATTTCtgcatctttttttctgtttaaaaacaacaaatttagGTTCATACATTTGTTAAAGGTTTTCAGAAAATATACTgtcaaaatatacacacagcaaaTGTAATGATTAATCTGCTGgaaaggggcggcacggtggcttagtaggtagcactgtcgccacacagcaagaaggtcctgggtttgatcaccaggtcggacggtccgggtcctttctgtacggggtttgcatgttctccccatgtctgcgtgggtttcttccaggagctccggtttcctcccacagtccaaaaacatgcagtcaggttagttggagacactgatttgccctataggtgattgggtgtgtgtatgtgtttgtgtgtgtgtgtgtgtgtgtgtgtgtgtgtgtctgccctgcaatggactggcgcccggtccagggtgttactgtgtgccttgcgcccattgaagggCTGGGATAGGCCTTTCAATGACTGAAGTTTGTGGCTGATTACATTGACAGCGTAGGAGCAGAAGCTTCCCTAAGCCCcacagactttacatctatagcAATTAATATATGGCAAAATTCCTAGATTAAATTAAACCACATAGATGATTTCCtcttaatatactgtagtataacaatttgtttttgtttccaACCTTAGCAggagaacccaacagtggcccgTTGAGTCACATCAcaacaacatttaaaaagcaaacaaagCTGAGATCTTAAcaacattaaaaatgaatgcaGATACATTGCCAGAAACGCAGCATTTCAAAACAGAGCAATTCAAAAACGCTGCATTCTGAAAATGCTGCATTAActgaaacaacaacaaaaaaacgcTGCATTCTAAAAACGCTGCATtaactgaaacaaaaaaaaacaattaaggaATGCTGCACTCTGAAAACTTTGCAATAACTTTTGCAGTGACAACAGCTAAAATTATAATGTGACCCTACTGTATCTAGTTTCAGTAAGTGCGGCGTTTTTAAAACGTTTTTAATTTCAGTGAATACAGTGATTTTGAAATGCAGGGATTTTGAAATGCTGTATTCCTGGTAATGTATTTGCATTCTCATGTTCTCTCTTAATGCTGTTGTGCTCTCAGCTTTTGTTTGCTTTGCATTTaaactaaccctatttatatggacatgaaaaaaacaactaaaaaagTAAACTTAATAATCTGAGATGCTGCTTGCATGCATTCATACTTGCCTAGTGCATTTTTAAACATACACGTTTCCCACAAGTATATGCACATTTTAACCTTTATATGAATGCATAATTGTAAACAACAGGCTTAACAGTTTGCTACAGACTTTCATTGAACCCAGACAGAAATGTGAATGTTTTCTCACCGGTTCCTCACACTTGGTGCTTCCATTAAGATGATGCTGAACGTAGTAATTTTTTGGAAAGACTTTCAGCTGcaatacagacaaaacaaacgCGTCTGTTATTCCTGCTGATCTATTACCACTTATAAATACATTCAATTAACCTTTTAAAATAGTAGTTTTTAAAAAGCACTTACAAATCCGATCTGTCGCTCTTGCTTGATGGATTTTTTGAGGTTACTGACTGTCGCTTTCTTCAGATCATCGCACTCAGCGCTTCCTTGTACAGTCAATACTGATAAAAGCAACACAACTAGGAGGTAAGCAGACAGAGGAGGAGTGTCTTCACTAAGTAAATCGGATCGAAAACGTATTTTCTGACTTTATGGcgcaataattaataatcaatCAATCACACATGACTCAGATGTCTatataataatctaataaaCCCAGATCCAGCATGCTGGCTGTACTGCTTACCTGTTGGTACCATGCTTCTACCGGCCCATTGGCTCAGTGTTTCCCATTATGCTTTGTCTTTTTTATGACGACCAAGTTTATGGCGCTGTGCTGATGACTGTCTCCATAAACAACTTTTAAATCCCTAAGATTTCCTCGTAGGTGTGTGTATCGATTGTCTTCTGCACACCACACTGTGTCTCCACACTGTGTCTCAGCCTGGTCTGGTCTGCTGATCCTTCTGGTACTTTCCAAGCCCCCTTTAATTTTTACTTTCACTCTGTGGCCCCTTGTTCAGCCTCTTTCCCCCTTCTTCCCTTCGCCCTGTTCTAATCATGAGCAAACTGAATGTGAAGTCCTGGAGACTCAACCATCTGACACCCCTTTCCAGCTCTCTCTCCTCCTCTTTTCCCTTAATCGAAAGGGAAAACCATCCCCACCTCCCTTTTCTGCTCTCAGTGGGCCTGCAAGCCCAGCACAGGCTTAAACATGCGCTCCAGGAGCCTTCTGTTTTTCATTCCAGCACCCCATTCACTTACTGGGTCGGCTTTGCAGTTCCCCCTCCTCTCTTACACAGGGACTGTGACTAGGAAGGAAGGGCCTCTGAGTCAGTAGTTTGGATTTCAGATTGTTAAACGCAGGCGTCTCATATAGACCAGACGCAGTGTTGCAGAGTCATTGTGGGGCATCATGTGCTCCCTGTGACATGACCCAATTCAGTGACGACAGCATTCAGTTATGCACCCTTTGCTGGCCCAAACCTGATGAATCACAGTCAGTGTAGCCCTGGataataacaaatatatttaaaaatattataggCTAAAGGTGCAGTATGAAACATTTTGGGATTTGGAGACTTCTGGGCAAGGAATATGGGTGACTAAAAACATTAATGTCTAGTTGACTCGGACTATATGACTAAAAGTATTTGGAGATTCGAACATCACGtaccaaaaccatgagcattaacaTTTCTGGGGAAGCTTTCCATACGATTTTTAAGTATACACAGATGTTTGAACAAGACTTGGCTCGCGATCAATGTTCCTATTCATCGCAAAGGTGTTAAATGGGGTTGAGGTAAGGGCTTTGTTAAGGCTTTACCAAATCATTAAACCAAGGACCTTGCTTAGTGTGTATGAGCACAAAAGCTGCCACAaagataaaagtaaataattaatttatttactaattttatttattaaattgtttgtttattaggattttaacgtcatgttttacactttggttacattcatgacaggaatggtagttactcattacacaagattcatcagttcacaaggttatatcaaacacagtcttggacaatttagtgtctccagttcacctcacttgcatttctttggactgtgggaggaaaccggagcacctgcaggaaacccacgtggacatggggagaacatgcaaactccacacagaaagaacccggacaaccccacctggggatcaaacccaggactttcttgctgagaggcgacagtgctacccatttagaCACTTTTAGCAAACTATAGTTGTTTAGGAGTTCTACTTCATACATAACACCAGTAATTTTTTCaacaaatgtttacaaacagatCATTTCAGTTATACTTGTACAGGTTGTAGTTTTGTGTTTGTCTTTGGCCCAATCCTTTCGGGTAGGCTCCATTTTTTCACCAGTTGGTTAACAGGACTCTATTAACCAGTAGTATAGCATCTATTCGTCAACAGGGACTAGTAAATGACCTCTGCTGATAGCTAAATGGCCTATACATCATGTTTATTGGAAGAACTCTTTACCATctcttattcttcttattattcttGTCTCTTAATATTTAATCATTTCTGCCTAATACTAagcagtatatggcttgttcatAAATCATATCTGGCTTGTCTATCCCAAACATTTTTACAATACACATTAAAGAGGTGAACAGAAACCCCGTAATTATGTAACTCTTctagtttttagtgtttttgtagtaAATGATTTTGATGTTTAAAAACAGTCAAACATGCCTGGTCCCCCTTTAATGACTGTCTAGTGTTTCTCACACATTAAGCAAGCTGGTACAGTAACACTCGCTTAAATCATCTAAACAAGCATGCAAAAGGGAGGCGCAAAGAAATGTAATGGCAGTTTGCCAAAAAAATCCTGCACATTTTATTAGTTATCCATGAGAACAAGATGAGAACAAGGTTCTGTCAAAAGCTCACGTTTATTTATTCTGTAGTTAAAACAGTTGCAATTTTTCTAcagagcatttttttttattttaaagtcatgttttactctttggttacattcatgacaggaacggtagttactcattacacaaggttatatcaaacacagtcatggacaatttagtgtctccaattcacctcacttgcacgtctttggactgtggtaggaaaccggagcacctggag
This DNA window, taken from Trichomycterus rosablanca isolate fTriRos1 chromosome 3, fTriRos1.hap1, whole genome shotgun sequence, encodes the following:
- the zgc:174888 gene encoding uncharacterized protein zgc:174888 produces the protein MVPTVVLLLSVLTVQGSAECDDLKKATVSNLKKSIKQERQIGFLKVFPKNYYVQHHLNGSTKCEEPCCVFRAVMLLSHSWEQLLLHLEPIHIKHTFITELMFNLNIIGEEGFQETPDPSFFPSVHSSPGALLDFTSEVFSKWLDLNCPVGDRTCVFATPAPAEEEIAEGVVEKLRCEKSGDRAKRCVTNRDMGRSASPLLLLCTMFSLRMLLDVVLGELG